Proteins encoded together in one Amphritea japonica ATCC BAA-1530 window:
- a CDS encoding efflux RND transporter periplasmic adaptor subunit: MASKRSGHWLLLGCVAVIVLLLVWAFMPRPLLVDVGAVQRGAMHETIDDEGKTQVRDAYVVSTPVTGRLLRIDVEPGDRVVQNKTVIARMLPSNPVALDSRSREQARAAVSSAEAAVRLARAELNKAMADTELSSAELARISDLQKRGAISVSALDQAKRTSRATSAQLDMAKAAISMRQADLATARSQLITFVPGQTDNSAAGSDVINILAPHSGSILRVLQESETTLPAGQAILEIGDINEALEVVVELLSTDAVKVKAGNRVIIENWGGADALKGVVEKVEPWGFTKFSALGVEEQRVKTTIQFVGDIEQRASLGHGFRVETRIVIWEQSDALIVPSSALFREGSRWAVYVIESGVAALRTVEVDHNNGISAEVLGGLEEGEQIVLYPPAELTDGSKVSSRS; the protein is encoded by the coding sequence ATGGCATCAAAACGGTCGGGACACTGGTTATTACTGGGTTGTGTTGCTGTTATCGTGTTGCTGTTGGTCTGGGCGTTTATGCCACGACCACTGCTGGTGGATGTTGGTGCTGTCCAGCGGGGGGCAATGCATGAAACCATCGACGATGAGGGTAAAACACAGGTGCGGGATGCCTATGTTGTCTCAACGCCGGTTACCGGAAGGCTATTACGTATCGATGTTGAGCCGGGTGACCGGGTTGTTCAGAATAAAACGGTAATAGCCCGTATGCTGCCATCCAACCCTGTGGCACTGGATAGCCGCAGTCGTGAACAGGCCCGTGCCGCTGTTTCATCTGCGGAAGCGGCGGTACGACTGGCCCGGGCAGAGCTGAATAAAGCGATGGCTGATACCGAATTAAGCAGTGCAGAACTTGCGCGTATCAGTGATCTTCAAAAACGCGGAGCGATCAGTGTATCTGCTTTGGATCAGGCTAAGCGGACTTCTCGAGCGACCAGCGCCCAGCTGGATATGGCAAAAGCCGCTATTTCAATGCGTCAGGCGGATCTGGCAACCGCCCGGTCACAGCTGATTACCTTTGTTCCGGGGCAGACCGATAACAGTGCAGCAGGCTCTGACGTGATCAACATACTGGCACCGCACTCCGGTAGTATTCTGCGGGTGCTACAGGAAAGTGAAACGACGCTGCCGGCTGGGCAGGCTATTTTGGAGATTGGTGATATCAACGAAGCCCTGGAAGTGGTTGTAGAACTGCTCTCTACCGATGCGGTAAAGGTAAAGGCGGGTAATAGGGTGATTATCGAAAACTGGGGCGGCGCGGATGCACTGAAGGGTGTCGTTGAGAAAGTTGAACCCTGGGGGTTTACTAAATTCTCCGCCCTGGGGGTCGAAGAGCAACGGGTTAAAACCACTATTCAGTTTGTGGGTGATATCGAACAGCGTGCCAGCCTTGGGCATGGCTTCAGAGTAGAGACTCGTATCGTTATCTGGGAGCAGTCTGACGCACTAATTGTTCCCTCCAGCGCTTTATTCCGGGAGGGCAGCCGTTGGGCGGTCTATGTGATTGAGTCGGGTGTGGCAGCGCTGAGGACTGTAGAGGTTGATCATAACAACGGTATCAGTGCTGAAGTCTTGGGCGGCCTCGAGGAGGGCGAGCAGATCGTGCTCTATCCCCCTGCAGAACTGACTGACGGGAGCAAGGTGAGCTCTCGCTCCTGA
- a CDS encoding NAD(P)/FAD-dependent oxidoreductase: protein MIRVSNIKLPLDHDEQAFTDAILTTLGITTEQLTTVEIRRRGYDARKKNTIFLIYTLDIDTTINEAVLEKHAGNQSIRLTPDMTYKFVAQAPTDLQERPLVIGFGPCGLLAGLVLAQMGYKPLIIERGKAVRDRTKDTFGFWREKKLNPESNVQFGEGGAGTFSDGKLSTQIKDPKQYGRKVLTEFVEAGAPEEIMYVSKPHIGTFRLVSMVEKMRAKIIEMGGEIRFSARVDDLHIEAGQVTGITLANGETIKSKHIALAIGHSARDTFQMLFDKNVYMEAKPFSVGFRIEHEQSLIDQARFGKNAGNPILGAADYKLVHHCKSGRSVYSFCMCPGGTVVAASSEEGRVVTNGMSQYSRQERNANSAIVVGIDPADYPGNPLAGIDLQRQLESNAYLMGGENYDAPAQKVGDFLKGGSSEALGTVKPSFKPGIKLTDLSKALPDFCIEAIREAIPEFNKKIKGFAKDDALLTGVETRTSSPVSIKRGHDMQSINTQGLYPAGEGAGYAGGIMSAAIDGIKIAEAIALSINEQQG, encoded by the coding sequence ATGATACGTGTTTCAAATATTAAACTGCCGCTGGATCATGACGAGCAGGCTTTCACCGACGCCATTTTAACAACTCTGGGCATCACCACAGAGCAGCTCACCACGGTGGAGATACGCCGGCGCGGTTATGATGCCCGCAAGAAGAACACGATCTTCCTGATCTATACCCTCGATATCGACACCACCATTAACGAAGCGGTATTGGAAAAACACGCGGGCAATCAATCGATTCGCCTGACGCCTGATATGACTTATAAGTTCGTCGCTCAGGCACCAACCGATCTGCAGGAACGCCCATTAGTCATTGGCTTTGGTCCCTGCGGACTGTTGGCAGGTCTGGTGCTGGCGCAGATGGGCTATAAGCCGTTGATTATTGAACGCGGTAAAGCGGTACGAGATCGGACTAAGGACACTTTTGGCTTCTGGCGTGAGAAAAAATTAAACCCGGAATCCAACGTACAGTTTGGTGAAGGCGGCGCTGGCACCTTCTCTGACGGCAAGTTATCGACTCAGATTAAAGACCCGAAGCAGTATGGTCGAAAAGTTCTGACCGAGTTTGTCGAAGCCGGCGCGCCGGAAGAGATTATGTATGTCAGCAAGCCGCATATTGGTACTTTCAGACTGGTATCGATGGTCGAAAAAATGCGCGCTAAGATTATTGAAATGGGCGGAGAGATCCGTTTTAGCGCCCGGGTAGATGATCTGCATATCGAAGCGGGCCAGGTCACCGGCATAACTCTGGCGAATGGCGAAACGATAAAATCTAAGCATATCGCCCTCGCGATCGGTCATAGCGCCCGTGATACCTTTCAGATGCTATTCGATAAGAATGTTTATATGGAAGCCAAGCCCTTCTCGGTCGGTTTCCGTATAGAACACGAACAGTCACTGATCGATCAGGCCCGGTTCGGTAAGAACGCAGGGAACCCCATTCTTGGTGCGGCGGATTATAAGCTGGTGCATCACTGCAAGAGCGGTCGTTCCGTATACAGTTTTTGCATGTGCCCTGGTGGCACCGTAGTTGCAGCCTCCTCTGAAGAGGGTCGGGTCGTCACCAACGGTATGAGCCAGTACTCCCGTCAGGAACGTAACGCCAACAGCGCTATCGTAGTAGGAATCGACCCTGCCGATTATCCCGGCAATCCACTAGCCGGTATCGACCTTCAACGGCAATTAGAAAGTAACGCCTATCTGATGGGAGGCGAAAACTACGATGCTCCAGCTCAGAAAGTAGGCGATTTTCTTAAAGGCGGTTCATCTGAAGCACTCGGCACCGTTAAACCTTCATTCAAGCCCGGTATAAAACTAACCGACCTATCGAAAGCTCTGCCCGATTTCTGTATTGAAGCTATTCGTGAAGCAATTCCTGAATTTAACAAGAAAATCAAAGGCTTTGCCAAAGACGATGCACTACTAACTGGCGTTGAAACCCGTACCTCCTCTCCGGTTTCGATTAAACGAGGCCATGATATGCAGAGCATCAACACTCAGGGCTTATACCCTGCAGGGGAAGGCGCAGGTTACGCCGGTGGCATTATGTCAGCAGCGATCGACGGTATTAAAATAGCCGAAGCGATTGCGCTGAGCATCAACGAGCAGCAGGGGTAA
- a CDS encoding MBL fold metallo-hydrolase yields the protein MKTLIKKLCVILATLLWIQTAQAANKLTQLSENAYVFLGTEDYSANNSYGANAGIIIGDKSVLVIDTQISSLRAQEFIQAIREITDKPIRYVLNTHFHSDHTFGNADFSALGATIISHHMADVYMKKWSQKILDNGWSGLTSDQAQGTRITYPDMTFQDKLVIDLGGIKPEIIFHTHSHTQGSVFVHLPKQQIVFAGDVLFNDYHPNMSASDVAGWVKTLDLISALNAKTIVPGHGELSVNKDLTELRSYLLFFDEKAKQFAEMSDDRKEVQLKLLKVLPHRAHGESAINSSLKWKYMRKPASASKTQK from the coding sequence ATGAAAACACTCATAAAAAAACTATGTGTAATACTAGCAACCCTGCTTTGGATTCAAACGGCACAAGCCGCCAATAAACTCACCCAACTGTCAGAAAACGCCTATGTCTTTTTGGGCACAGAGGACTATTCGGCCAATAATAGCTATGGCGCGAATGCCGGTATTATTATTGGCGACAAATCGGTTTTAGTTATCGATACACAGATCTCTTCGCTGCGGGCACAGGAATTTATTCAAGCGATTCGCGAAATCACTGACAAACCTATTCGCTATGTTTTAAATACCCATTTTCATTCGGATCACACCTTTGGCAATGCTGACTTTTCTGCATTAGGCGCAACTATTATTTCTCATCACATGGCTGATGTGTATATGAAGAAGTGGTCACAAAAAATTCTTGATAACGGCTGGTCAGGACTGACCTCCGATCAGGCGCAAGGAACCCGTATTACTTATCCAGATATGACTTTCCAAGACAAACTGGTTATCGATTTAGGCGGTATAAAACCCGAAATTATATTCCACACTCACTCCCATACTCAGGGCAGTGTATTTGTGCACCTGCCTAAACAACAAATAGTCTTCGCCGGAGATGTCTTATTCAATGACTATCACCCGAATATGAGCGCCTCAGACGTTGCTGGCTGGGTTAAAACACTTGATCTGATAAGTGCGTTGAACGCCAAAACAATTGTCCCAGGACATGGAGAGCTCTCCGTAAACAAAGACCTGACTGAGCTACGCAGTTACTTGCTATTCTTTGATGAGAAAGCGAAACAGTTTGCTGAAATGTCAGATGACAGAAAAGAGGTACAGCTAAAACTTCTAAAGGTATTGCCCCATCGCGCCCATGGTGAGAGCGCGATAAACTCCAGCCTGAAGTGGAAATATATGCGCAAGCCTGCATCTGCAAGTAAAACCCAAAAGTAG
- a CDS encoding helix-turn-helix domain-containing protein, translating to MSDWPFLIQTYRKDNGLKQDALAYLLSVDQTTISRWERGKDTPSLAIQKRLRDLFLTKEDSALMAATRMVRSAFGRATITIPGTKIIEVSDGYAEHFKSSRNDMKGALIRHFVGDDFYERYMVPVGDIGIYSGEIARVDYVAPVIFDDGSSGYSQSSVVPVFNAGSVYTVSQSQFVSEQVFRSRPPIRIYRFDELID from the coding sequence ATGAGTGACTGGCCTTTTTTAATACAGACATATCGCAAAGATAACGGGCTGAAGCAAGATGCTCTGGCCTATCTGCTAAGTGTCGACCAAACTACCATCTCACGCTGGGAGCGAGGTAAAGACACGCCATCACTGGCCATTCAAAAACGCTTACGCGACCTGTTCCTCACCAAAGAAGATAGCGCCTTAATGGCGGCAACCCGCATGGTTCGATCTGCATTTGGCCGAGCAACCATCACTATACCCGGCACCAAAATCATCGAAGTGTCAGACGGCTATGCTGAGCATTTCAAATCCAGCCGCAACGATATGAAAGGAGCGCTAATACGCCATTTTGTCGGCGATGACTTTTACGAAAGGTACATGGTGCCCGTGGGGGATATAGGAATCTACAGTGGAGAAATTGCCCGTGTTGATTACGTCGCCCCAGTCATTTTTGATGATGGTTCTTCCGGCTATAGCCAATCCTCCGTGGTACCGGTTTTTAACGCAGGTTCAGTCTATACAGTGTCACAAAGCCAGTTTGTAAGTGAACAAGTTTTCCGCAGTCGCCCCCCTATTCGGATATACCGTTTTGATGAATTGATTGATTAG
- a CDS encoding YeeE/YedE thiosulfate transporter family protein codes for MVFFLGALLLAVLLGYLAQSTGLCMVRGIKEWLGGNPMFMLAILLSGVWAWVAASTAIFMGGSLPFKVYEANGWFALGGLLFGLGTAFNQGCGVSTLSKLSRGHLQMLATLAGWIIGWCALANAELDTAATELPAPSTLTYVALASLSVAITVWALLGDRLRKGLWLGMMGIGLLASFLFLYEPGWTPSGLLHDLSAAALHGESTRWPLLPRYYLLLALLGGMILAAWRIKQFEFRFPRWNVWLIHLLAGILMGLGAALAMGGNDSQLLLALPAFSPSGFVTVIAMLIGIALGVNLYDRLRLDEGKCA; via the coding sequence ATGGTTTTCTTTCTTGGCGCGCTATTGTTGGCTGTTCTGCTGGGTTATCTGGCTCAAAGCACGGGCCTGTGCATGGTACGGGGTATAAAAGAGTGGCTGGGCGGGAATCCGATGTTTATGCTGGCCATTCTTTTATCGGGCGTGTGGGCCTGGGTGGCAGCATCTACTGCTATCTTTATGGGCGGCAGTCTTCCGTTTAAAGTCTATGAGGCCAATGGCTGGTTTGCTTTGGGAGGTTTACTGTTTGGGTTAGGCACGGCTTTTAATCAGGGCTGTGGCGTATCGACGCTGAGCAAACTATCACGCGGGCATTTGCAGATGCTGGCAACCTTGGCTGGTTGGATTATTGGCTGGTGTGCGTTGGCGAATGCAGAACTAGATACCGCCGCTACTGAATTACCCGCACCATCAACACTTACTTATGTTGCCCTTGCTAGTTTGTCTGTCGCGATTACTGTCTGGGCTTTACTGGGTGACAGATTACGTAAAGGGCTTTGGCTTGGCATGATGGGAATAGGTCTTCTTGCTAGTTTTCTTTTCTTGTATGAGCCTGGTTGGACGCCCAGTGGTCTGCTACATGATCTGAGCGCTGCAGCTTTGCATGGTGAAAGTACAAGGTGGCCGCTACTACCAAGATACTATCTGCTTCTCGCGTTGCTTGGCGGCATGATTCTCGCGGCTTGGCGGATCAAACAGTTTGAATTCAGATTCCCACGCTGGAACGTCTGGTTGATTCACTTGCTGGCGGGTATTTTGATGGGGCTGGGTGCAGCCCTGGCAATGGGAGGCAATGACTCGCAGCTATTGCTAGCCCTGCCCGCATTTTCTCCGTCCGGTTTTGTCACCGTCATAGCGATGCTGATCGGTATCGCCCTGGGGGTGAATCTCTACGACAGACTCCGGCTGGATGAGGGGAAATGTGCTTAA
- a CDS encoding formate--tetrahydrofolate ligase, whose protein sequence is MATDVEIALQFSPLPITEISERLGINSDHLHPFGRDIAKIDLKALTQNKQKPGKLILVSATTPTPSGEGKTTTTIGLAQAFSQLNESVCMALREPSLGPCLGMKGGATGGGYSQIMPADRINLHFTGDFHAITSANNLVSAAIDNHIYQGNDLGIDPRQIVWRRVMDMNDRSLRNIVLGLGGKMQGIPREGGFDITAASEVMAMLCLAEDAEDLKRRLDRTLIGYTYASEPVYAAQLKITGAMMALLRDALQPNLVQSFEGTPAFVHGGPFANIAHGCNSVIATRMAMQYADWTITEAGFGFDLGAEKFFDIKCRTANLDPDAVVLVTTVRALKMHGGKLKNNLETEDLVAVQQGLGNLDKHIESVAIFNKQPVVALNRFATDTDAEIAIIRERCAAHDVAFAETTHHADGGKGAIELAKAVIRSVTQNAPFKPLYDLDLTVLEKVRAVCKSMYGADDVAFTKDAEKDLKLVQQLGLTHLPVCIAKAPSSLSDDPELHGRPRDFEVTVRSIQINAGAGFLVILTGKIMRMPGLPKEPAANGIQLLKNGVIEGLE, encoded by the coding sequence ATGGCCACAGATGTCGAGATCGCTCTACAGTTCAGCCCCCTGCCTATCACCGAAATCAGTGAAAGACTGGGCATAAATAGTGACCACCTTCACCCTTTTGGTCGGGATATCGCCAAGATAGACCTAAAAGCGCTAACCCAGAACAAACAAAAGCCAGGCAAGCTAATTCTGGTTTCTGCTACGACACCGACCCCCTCCGGTGAAGGTAAAACCACCACAACGATCGGGCTGGCTCAAGCATTTTCACAGTTGAATGAATCAGTATGTATGGCACTACGCGAGCCGTCACTCGGGCCTTGTTTAGGCATGAAAGGGGGCGCGACTGGTGGAGGCTATAGTCAGATAATGCCCGCCGACCGGATCAATCTTCACTTTACCGGTGATTTTCATGCCATCACCAGTGCTAATAATCTGGTATCCGCCGCCATCGATAATCACATCTATCAAGGCAATGACCTGGGTATCGACCCCCGACAGATCGTCTGGCGACGGGTGATGGATATGAACGACCGAAGTCTGCGTAACATTGTCCTCGGCCTCGGCGGAAAAATGCAGGGGATTCCGCGGGAAGGAGGCTTCGATATTACCGCCGCCTCTGAAGTCATGGCGATGCTCTGCCTTGCTGAAGATGCTGAAGACCTGAAGCGGCGCCTGGATCGCACGCTAATTGGCTATACCTACGCAAGTGAACCCGTCTATGCTGCTCAGCTCAAAATTACCGGCGCGATGATGGCCCTTCTGCGGGATGCGCTTCAACCAAACCTGGTACAAAGCTTTGAAGGCACACCAGCCTTTGTTCATGGAGGCCCTTTCGCCAATATCGCCCATGGTTGTAATAGCGTTATCGCCACCCGAATGGCGATGCAATACGCCGACTGGACTATCACTGAAGCCGGTTTCGGCTTTGATTTGGGTGCCGAGAAGTTCTTCGATATCAAGTGCCGCACAGCTAATCTGGACCCTGATGCCGTGGTTTTGGTCACCACCGTACGGGCATTGAAAATGCACGGCGGTAAATTGAAAAACAATTTGGAAACAGAAGATCTTGTAGCGGTACAACAAGGGCTGGGGAATCTGGATAAACACATTGAAAGTGTTGCGATTTTTAATAAACAACCCGTCGTAGCGCTGAATCGGTTTGCCACCGATACCGATGCTGAAATAGCGATCATTCGAGAGCGTTGCGCGGCGCATGATGTCGCCTTTGCGGAAACAACCCACCATGCCGATGGTGGTAAAGGGGCTATCGAACTGGCCAAAGCGGTCATCCGGTCGGTGACTCAGAACGCACCCTTTAAGCCGCTGTATGATCTGGATTTAACGGTATTGGAGAAGGTCCGGGCAGTCTGCAAATCAATGTATGGCGCAGACGATGTCGCATTTACAAAAGATGCCGAAAAAGACCTCAAGTTAGTCCAACAACTTGGGTTAACTCATCTGCCAGTGTGTATCGCCAAAGCCCCCAGCTCACTGTCAGATGACCCGGAACTACACGGCAGACCACGGGACTTTGAAGTGACCGTTAGGTCGATTCAAATTAATGCAGGGGCGGGGTTTCTGGTCATCCTGACCGGTAAGATCATGCGTATGCCCGGACTACCAAAAGAGCCCGCCGCCAATGGTATTCAACTACTCAAAAACGGTGTCATCGAAGGGCTTGAATGA
- a CDS encoding YbfB/YjiJ family MFS transporter, which produces MPDISKFRMLLTCVLGVVATIGIARFAYTPMIPEMARGTGMSESVAGYLAAANYAGYLSGALLISFIHSLALKARLFKIGLITAVLTSMAMALTTLEPVWYLLRYLSGLSSAAGMLLGGGLLMHWLMKRNHKAELGIFFSGLGIGIVITAILAVIIKDIFSWDQQWLVYSGVTLVLIIPVWFWLPDFSVEQPLAKHCTKHSALPSSFMPVLQLAYFCAGAGYVISATFLITIAESIEALAGQGWMIWLVAGISCAPASALWDKIINTTGQWQALFIAYILNALSILILLLSQDLAAVILSALIYGASFIGIVSMMLSMVGRLFPDNPSKPMSRLTFSYGIAQVIAPAIVGYMAEYYGNFNNGLMLTLAIMLTGSIALIVAQRIQHHAGLASAPLSHQT; this is translated from the coding sequence ATGCCCGATATTAGTAAATTCCGAATGCTACTCACCTGCGTTCTAGGGGTCGTCGCCACCATCGGCATCGCCCGTTTTGCTTATACGCCGATGATACCGGAAATGGCCCGGGGCACCGGCATGAGTGAGTCAGTCGCTGGCTATCTGGCTGCCGCTAATTACGCGGGGTATCTCAGTGGCGCACTGCTGATCTCTTTTATCCACAGCCTGGCGTTAAAAGCCCGCCTGTTCAAAATAGGACTGATAACCGCTGTATTAACCAGCATGGCAATGGCGCTGACAACACTAGAGCCCGTCTGGTATCTGTTGCGTTACCTGTCGGGCTTGAGCAGCGCTGCCGGTATGTTGCTTGGCGGTGGTTTACTGATGCACTGGCTCATGAAACGTAACCATAAAGCGGAGTTGGGCATCTTCTTTTCAGGCCTGGGCATCGGCATCGTTATCACGGCGATTCTTGCGGTTATCATCAAAGATATATTCAGCTGGGACCAGCAGTGGCTGGTTTATAGCGGCGTGACCTTAGTGCTGATCATACCCGTATGGTTCTGGCTGCCTGATTTTAGTGTTGAGCAGCCTCTGGCGAAACACTGCACTAAACACAGCGCTCTTCCTTCAAGCTTTATGCCGGTGCTACAACTTGCCTACTTCTGCGCTGGGGCCGGTTATGTTATCTCCGCTACCTTCCTGATTACGATTGCCGAGAGCATCGAAGCATTAGCCGGACAAGGCTGGATGATCTGGCTGGTTGCCGGGATAAGTTGCGCTCCCGCTAGCGCCCTATGGGATAAAATCATCAACACCACCGGCCAGTGGCAAGCGCTGTTTATTGCCTACATCCTCAATGCCCTGAGCATTCTGATTCTACTGCTTAGTCAGGATTTAGCGGCCGTCATCCTCAGCGCACTGATCTATGGCGCCAGTTTTATCGGCATCGTCAGTATGATGCTGTCGATGGTAGGCCGTTTATTCCCTGACAACCCATCCAAACCGATGAGTCGGCTGACCTTCAGTTACGGTATTGCTCAGGTCATCGCTCCCGCTATCGTGGGCTATATGGCGGAGTACTACGGTAACTTTAATAACGGCCTGATGCTGACGCTGGCAATAATGCTAACCGGCAGTATTGCCTTAATCGTCGCCCAGCGTATTCAACACCACGCAGGGCTGGCCTCTGCACCGTTAAGCCATCAAACGTAA
- a CDS encoding AraC family transcriptional regulator, which yields MTSNSTNELSLLAMKSLPRELYVRQEVMPAGHFFPPHRHDWHQLLYAVSGVLVVDLIGERYFIPPEQAIWLPGGCQHSVYSGYGADLKSLYIESSYQGLAADSASVLQITSLMRELILAAADIEVEYPLQGYENDLVQLLLQSLSRLERNDQHLPWPVSGDLISLCNQLYEQPDSSDTSEQLADSLAVSLRTLDRRFRRETGMSLKQWRQQLRLMQAIELLNTGQNITSIALELGYSSASPFIYMFREKFGISPAQYRKHSR from the coding sequence ATGACATCCAACTCTACAAATGAACTCAGCCTGTTGGCGATGAAGTCTTTGCCCCGAGAGCTTTATGTACGACAGGAAGTGATGCCCGCAGGTCACTTTTTCCCGCCCCATCGACATGATTGGCATCAGTTGTTGTACGCTGTTTCTGGTGTGCTGGTGGTGGATCTGATCGGTGAGCGATATTTTATCCCACCGGAACAAGCGATCTGGTTGCCCGGTGGTTGCCAGCACAGTGTATATAGCGGGTATGGTGCTGATCTGAAAAGCCTCTATATCGAATCCAGCTATCAGGGCCTCGCTGCAGATAGTGCTTCAGTGTTACAAATCACATCGTTAATGCGGGAGCTTATCCTGGCGGCGGCGGATATCGAGGTTGAGTATCCGTTACAAGGCTATGAGAATGATTTGGTGCAGTTGCTGCTCCAGTCTCTGAGCCGTTTGGAAAGGAATGACCAACACCTTCCCTGGCCGGTAAGCGGTGATCTGATTAGTCTTTGTAATCAACTCTATGAGCAGCCAGACAGCAGCGATACGTCTGAACAGTTAGCAGACTCGCTGGCAGTGTCGTTGCGGACACTGGACCGCCGCTTTCGCCGGGAAACCGGTATGTCACTGAAACAGTGGCGCCAGCAGTTACGGTTGATGCAGGCGATAGAATTGTTGAATACGGGGCAGAATATTACCTCGATCGCCTTAGAGCTTGGCTATAGTTCCGCGTCTCCTTTTATCTATATGTTCAGGGAGAAATTTGGTATTAGTCCAGCGCAATACAGAAAGCACAGCCGGTAG
- a CDS encoding peroxidase-related enzyme (This protein belongs to a clade of uncharacterized proteins related to peroxidases such as the alkylhydroperoxidase AhpD.) — protein MSQLPISRYPVPDLDSLPEDILSRILEVQEKARFIPNVFLTLAHRPAEFRAFFIYHDAIMEREGSTLSPAEKEMIIVATSAANGCQYCVVAHGALLRVFAKAPLLADQIAINYLHAPISEKQKAMLTFALKLSRSPELIASEDYDLLKTHGYDDEDILDITGITAFFGLSNRMAIVTNMQANKEFYTMAREPKA, from the coding sequence ATGAGCCAATTACCCATCAGTCGCTACCCTGTTCCGGACCTGGATTCTTTACCCGAAGATATTCTCTCTCGTATTCTGGAAGTGCAGGAAAAAGCACGTTTTATCCCCAACGTTTTTTTAACGCTGGCCCATCGACCCGCCGAATTTAGAGCCTTCTTCATTTATCATGATGCCATTATGGAGCGCGAAGGCAGTACCCTAAGCCCGGCTGAAAAAGAGATGATTATCGTTGCAACCAGTGCCGCTAACGGTTGTCAGTACTGCGTAGTAGCGCATGGAGCTCTGCTTCGCGTCTTCGCTAAAGCGCCGTTGCTAGCGGATCAGATCGCCATTAACTATCTTCATGCGCCTATCAGTGAAAAGCAAAAAGCGATGCTGACCTTTGCTTTGAAACTCTCACGCTCTCCTGAACTTATAGCAAGCGAAGATTATGACCTGCTCAAAACGCATGGCTATGACGACGAAGATATTTTAGACATCACGGGCATAACGGCTTTCTTCGGATTATCCAATAGAATGGCTATCGTGACTAACATGCAAGCCAACAAGGAATTTTACACAATGGCACGCGAGCCAAAGGCTTAA
- a CDS encoding GlxA family transcriptional regulator — translation MYQILGLAFDGCQASGLSSPFDVFNVTNTIWKQQRGEESDLYHCQLASLTGEPVTCSNGMRLLMDSSLEDAPQADLIVVPGIHHMDAKSLLKNLKLLDKEINWLQRRVEQGAVIAANCSGVFLLAETGGLDGQEATTGWWLGGLFRSRYPGVNHRADQLLVNNEGTYCTGSMTANLGVMLQIVEQQVGRQLAQNAARTMLIDASKSYASPYLFMQEQTDHQDSLVLAVESQLQRDISQKLNMEALAKMHSVSLRTLSRRFKKANGISLSDYHQRIRLEQTKLLLETTSLSIEQIVERVGYSSQSSLRRLFNKELGLSPSNYRLQHKQEAG, via the coding sequence ATGTATCAAATACTCGGATTAGCATTTGATGGATGCCAGGCCTCTGGTCTGAGCTCCCCCTTTGATGTGTTTAATGTTACCAATACGATATGGAAACAACAGCGCGGAGAAGAAAGCGATCTATACCATTGTCAGCTGGCATCGCTCACAGGGGAGCCTGTCACCTGCTCTAATGGCATGCGCTTGCTGATGGATTCTTCCTTAGAAGACGCCCCTCAGGCGGACTTAATTGTGGTGCCTGGTATTCATCACATGGATGCGAAATCGCTACTTAAGAATCTGAAACTTCTCGATAAAGAAATTAACTGGTTGCAGCGCAGAGTTGAGCAAGGAGCAGTGATCGCTGCTAATTGTAGCGGGGTTTTTTTATTGGCTGAAACTGGGGGGCTGGATGGGCAAGAGGCAACGACAGGCTGGTGGCTTGGCGGGCTTTTCCGAAGCCGTTATCCCGGGGTTAACCATCGAGCTGATCAGCTACTTGTAAACAATGAAGGAACATACTGTACCGGTTCAATGACTGCAAATCTGGGGGTTATGTTGCAGATTGTTGAGCAGCAGGTGGGTAGGCAGTTAGCCCAGAATGCAGCGCGGACTATGTTAATCGATGCCTCGAAAAGCTACGCGTCACCGTACTTGTTCATGCAGGAGCAAACGGACCATCAAGACAGCCTGGTTCTGGCGGTTGAGAGTCAGTTACAAAGGGATATTTCTCAGAAGTTAAACATGGAAGCGTTGGCAAAGATGCATTCGGTCAGTTTGAGAACACTCTCGCGTCGGTTTAAAAAAGCTAATGGAATTAGTTTGTCCGACTACCATCAACGTATTCGACTTGAGCAAACTAAGTTGCTATTGGAGACAACTAGTCTCAGTATCGAACAGATTGTCGAAAGAGTAGGTTATAGCAGCCAGAGCTCTCTACGCCGATTATTTAATAAAGAACTGGGGCTCTCCCCCAGCAATTATCGACTTCAGCATAAGCAAGAAGCTGGATAA